From the Egibacteraceae bacterium genome, the window CTGGACGAGGATCCCTGGACGCGCGGGTGAGAGGGCTGCTCGACACCTCGGTGCTGATCGCCAGCGAGGTGGCCGCCCTGCCCGACGAGGCGGCCATGCCTGCGCCTCCCTGGCGGAACTGCACTTCGGGGTGCTGCTGGCCAAGACCGACGCCCAGCGCCGGGCGCGCCTGCGGCGTCTGGCCGAGGTGGAGTCGCGCTTCGAGCCGCTGCCGGTCGACGCCGCGGTCGCCCGCTCCTACGGGGCGCTCGCGCACCTGTCCGTGCGCGCGGGGCAACAGCCCCGCCGGCGGGTGATGGACGTGCTCATCGCGGCCACCGCGCACGCACATCACGTGCCCCTGTACGCGCGGGATGCCAGCGACTTCGCGGCGCTGGAGAGCGAGCTCGTGATCCGGCTCGTGTGATCAGAACCTGCACCGCCTCGAGGC encodes:
- a CDS encoding PIN domain-containing protein translates to MTCEPSSPPRPTRAFSTTSQRSRSSTAWTRIPGRAGERAARHLGADRQRGGRPARRGGHACASLAELHFGVLLAKTDAQRRARLRRLAEVESRFEPLPVDAAVARSYGALAHLSVRAGQQPRRRVMDVLIAATAHAHHVPLYARDASDFAALESELVIRLV